DNA sequence from the Tissierella sp. MB52-C2 genome:
GGTTCCTCTGGCTCTGGTACCTCTGTTATTTCCACTGGCTCCGTCGGGTCAACAGGCTCTGTTGGCTCTGTTGGTTTTTCTGGATCTACTGGTGGTTTTGTCGGTGGTTTTACTGGTGGTCTGACTGGTGGTTCTGGATCTGTTGGATCTGGTCCTGGTCCTGGGTTTACTGGAATCCTAGTATTTTTCACTGTCAGAGATACTTCTATATTCTCACCATCATCTTCGCCATTTACAGTAACACTATATTCTTGTCTATTTAATCTATAGCCTGATGGTGCTTTTGTTTCACCTATGGTATAAGTTCCATATTCCAACTCTTCTACCATAGCTATACCATCCCTATCTGTAGTTACTGTATCTATTACAGCTCCTTCAATATCTCTAACTTCAAATATTGCTCCTGATAAACGTCTATTTTCATTTGCATTGTCTACTTTAATTATCTTTATTCTTCCAAGCTCAATATTTGTTACTATTAGAGCATTATCATTTATATCCTTTTCCACAGTTACTCCATCTTCTTTAATGGATATGTGATATGCTTTTTCTACTTCAAGTTTATATCCTTCTGGTGATTTTATTTCCTTTACTTGATATTTTCCATAAGGTATATTCTCAAATAGGACTATACCTTTGTCACCACTTATTGCAACTATATTTTTTCCGTCTTTATCAAGTACTGGATTTTTTCCATTCTCATCATATAGAGCAAACTTTGCACCTTCTAATGAATTACCATAGGCATCTTGTTTTAGTAGTTGTATATTTCCTCTAATTTTGGTGTTATGGAAAATGAATTCTTGTGTAACATCATCATTTGATTCATTAACTGTTACCTGTTTTGGTAAGTCTTCATCCGATATTAAATATCCATCTGGTGCTTCCATTTCTTTTATGAAATAAGTGCCATAAGGAACTTTTTCAAATATTAGATATCCAGTCTCACCAGTAACTCCTTCAAGTCCTGCTATTGGTTCAATATCTGTTTTATTTTTAAATAGTCCAAATTTTGCACCTTGAAGTCTATTCTCACCTTCACCTTTTTTAATTATTACTATATTTCCTTTTATCTTTTCATTTACTACATAGTTCTTTTCATCTAAAGTTAAATCTATTTTACCGTCTGTTGCAGAAATAAAGTCTTCTTTTAATACTTTTATATCTTCTGATGAAGGTTTATATCCTCCTGTTGGTGGATTTGTTTCTACAATGATATAATCATCATAAGGTACTTCCTTGAATTCAACTATACCGTTAGAATCACTTGTCGCTGATTTTATCTCATTTGTAAGCTCAATATCAGTTTTATAATACAATTTAAAGGTTGCACCTTCCAAGGCTCCCCCATTTTCATCTACCTTTTTAAGCTTTATGCTTCCCTTTTTTCTTGCATTTATAAATTCTTCTACTTTTTCAGTACCAGCTTTATCTTTTGTTGGAATAACGGTCTCTCCATTATCATCGTCTCCAATAATTACATATAGGACATCATCCGATTTTACATATTCATCTGGAGCACTCGTTTCTTTTATGGTATATTTGCCATAAGGTATGTTCTCAAATAATACTATACCATCAGAGTTACTTATTGCAACTATATCTTCTCCATCTTTATCAAGTACTGGGTTGTTTCCACCCTCATCATATAATGTGAAGGTTACTCCTGATATTAGGTTGTCATCATCGTTCACTTTCGTAAATTGGATTTTTCCTTTGATTTCTGTATTTAATATTGGTGGTAAAACATAATCCCAATTGGATTTGTTAAGTTCTATAATCAGCTCATCTTCTGGTAACACATATCCTTTTGGAGCTTCTATCTCTTTTAGATAATATGTTCTATAGGAAAGATCTTCAATTACATATATTCCACCACTTACCGTAAATTCATCCCCAATCTGTACCCTAGTACCGTTTAAATCGTAGTATAATTTGAATTTTGCACCGTCAATATATTCGCCAGTATCTTTATCTTTTTTCGATAAAGATATTCTCCCTGTATACTCTCCATATCCTGAACCTGAGGCTGCTTGTTTTACCTCAACGTCTTTAGTAGTTTCAGTAGTAGTAACAGTTTCTATTCCCTCAGTTATCCCTGAGTTACCTTTAAATATTGCCCCATTTTTAACACTTCCACTTTCTACTGCTACTACTGTACTATATTTTATGATGTAAGCTTCACATATTATATCAGAGGAAAATTTGATTTCTAGGATTGACTCTCCTTTACCATCTTTACTTCCAGTCCAGCTATATTTTACTAACGGATTAGTATCATCAGTATTTTTGGAATCATACACCTTTACATTATCAGAATTATAAATCTTTATACTATCTTCTAATAATATAAGCCCCTCTCCAATTTTATCTGTTATAGTAGCACCTGATATATGAGATAACGACTTATTTATAGTTAACTCCCAATTAATCACATCATCTACCCAAACTGAAGGCCCAATACCAGTAGGTTTCTTTTCTAAGAAATTATCATGGTCCTCGTATTTTTCAGTTTTAGTATAAGGTGGATATCCTTCTACTTTAGCAGTATTGGTATAAGTTTCTTCAGATATACCTACTATATCTGTGGTATATTCTACAAGATATGGCTTAGTTACACCTTCTTCGAAAACTATTTTGAATTTTGTATACCCATTTTCTGGGTCTCCCTCAAGCCCTACTATCTCAAATTTTTCAGCTTCAGCAGAACTTCCTACTACTACTCCATTAAGTTTACCATCTTTAGAAATAGTATATGGTTTTACAACAATACTATCTAAATCTTTTATAACTTGCCCATCAGATAACTCATCAACAACCTCAAATCTTGCAAGTTTTTTCCCCAAGTAATTTAGATATAGTTTCCAATCTATACTTCTATCTTTTTCACTAAGCTTTCCAGTCTTTGTTCCATTGTTATATGGTATATCATCTATCGTTTTATCAGCTTTTGTAGATTGCGTTATAGTTTTATTAATTTCGCCTAGATAATCTAATTTACCTTCATATTTAACATTATTAATATAAATTTTTGAAGTTTTATCCTCAGTATCAAGAGGCCCACCTTTTTTTCCAGTATTGTTTGGATCAAAATCTGTATCATAGATTATCTCAATTCTACTATCTTTAAATTCATCTATTGTTATATTCTCAAAATTAAACACAATCTCGAATCCATTTTGATAGCTACCATCTTTCTCTGATACTGTATAATGAGTTCCTTCTGATAATGGTTTATTGAACCCGCCCACTTTATAATGTCTGACCTTTAGAGTATCAGGCTTAAATATCATATCTTTATTAGGGAATTCATCTGTTACTGTCAATTCTGTTACTTTCCCCTTATATATATTTATATCAGTCTTCCAGCTTATAATTTTCTTATTATAATCTATATCTGTAGAAGACTTATTTATAGTTGGTTCACTTGGTATACCTGGATTTATATTACCCGTACCAATCGTACCTTCTACATCTTTACCATTTTCAGTAGCAGTTACTTTAGCTGTATTAGAAACACTCACTGTTTCTAAATCTACTATTGTTGTAGTATAAGTTATGGTGTGATGTGAATCTATACTTCCTAAGTTAATTGTAAAAACACCATTTTCAGCCGTTAATGTTTGTGTAGTAATATCACCAGTTTTATTGTTTTTTATAGTGAAAGTAACATATTCCAGATTTAATCCACTATGATTAGTTAGAGTATCCGTTATTATTACATTTTTTAAATCTGCATTACCTTTGTTTATATCTATAGTCCATGTTATTTCTTTCTTTTCTGGGTCTGTAGATTTTTCTCCATTTTTCTCTATTAAGGTATCTCTTTTTACCTCTACAGGTTCTGATGTTGTATCAGTTTCAGCATTATCTACTGTTATTTTCGCTGTATTCACAAAAGAATATTCCTTATTAAATGGTGTATTATCAGTTGTATCTATCTCTGTATAGTCTATTTCTGTTTGATACTTAACTCTGTAGGGTTGCCCATTTATATTTATAAACTCAATTTCAAACTTTTTGTTGTTATCCAGATATTTAATATCAAAATCTTCTATGGGATTACCAACAATTTTATTATTGTCTATATCTAGTTTATAAATTTTTATAGTACCAGGAACTAATCTTAATCCTGGAACCAATTCATCTGTAACTACAGCATTTACTATATTTGCTTCTCTGGTATTTATATCGAAACTCCAGTCTATGGTTTTCGCATTTAAATACCTATCTCTAGTACCTATTTTATTTTCTATAAGTTGCCCAATCTCAGTGGTTACTTCCTTTTCTATTGGAGTGCCCCCATTTAAACTAGCTTCGTTCTTAAATGATGTTTCTCCTGGGTCTGTTATTTTTGTAGTATACTTTATTCGATAAGCACTATCTATGTCTCCAAGTTTTATTGGAAAATTTGCAATTGTATCCCCTTCAGAATCAACTGTAAGCTCTTCAACCTCTTCTAAACTCCCATCATATCCTACTTGAAGTTTCCATACCTTTATTTCTGTAATTACCTTAGAGCCACTAGGTAGTTCATCTTTTACTATAGCATTTGTGATAATATCTAAGGAAGTGTTTACATCTATTTCCCAATATATTTCCGTTGCATTTTTATCTCTATCTGCTTTTCCTCTTTTATCTATCTCTTTCCCATCTTTAGGTTTTAAAGTTATCGTATAAGTTTTATCTGCATCTTCTGTAAATTTTATTTTTTGAGTTGT
Encoded proteins:
- a CDS encoding SpaA isopeptide-forming pilin-related protein → MKIFYNKSRYGIVMMVVLAMLLQIIVPVAESVYAQGDTVTLVDGNFAIEAHKTEKGKATVSWEYVYRPGEKTEYELNLGSIFEQYKEESGVLIADEGEIGEYTISQDGAITINIDENIEEIVRELREEIEIPKEPEVPEEDPITDDNKDDDTDIEGEEETDASEVTDETEDDDEGITDDSTDIIETPETEEPATEEPVETGRIGKPLVSLASIEDIEELYLDDESYTFEGSFEVEGIVVEAEQPKRMTFAAGRDLGDIFTITSVEVKINNKIVDPNDNISVGENDKIEVKYDWKIEDGALNSGDWVTVKIPDAFKLESDMKGALNFGGLHFGNFYISKDNNELKIIFGDGASGFEEFNDMRNRGGEVKAELVFNTTYFNQNTTQKIKFTEDADKTYTITLKPKDGKEIDKRGKADRDKNATEIYWEIDVNTSLDIITNAIVKDELPSGSKVITEIKVWKLQVGYDGSLEEVEELTVDSEGDTIANFPIKLGDIDSAYRIKYTTKITDPGETSFKNEASLNGGTPIEKEVTTEIGQLIENKIGTRDRYLNAKTIDWSFDINTREANIVNAVVTDELVPGLRLVPGTIKIYKLDIDNNKIVGNPIEDFDIKYLDNNKKFEIEFININGQPYRVKYQTEIDYTEIDTTDNTPFNKEYSFVNTAKITVDNAETDTTSEPVEVKRDTLIEKNGEKSTDPEKKEITWTIDINKGNADLKNVIITDTLTNHSGLNLEYVTFTIKNNKTGDITTQTLTAENGVFTINLGSIDSHHTITYTTTIVDLETVSVSNTAKVTATENGKDVEGTIGTGNINPGIPSEPTINKSSTDIDYNKKIISWKTDINIYKGKVTELTVTDEFPNKDMIFKPDTLKVRHYKVGGFNKPLSEGTHYTVSEKDGSYQNGFEIVFNFENITIDEFKDSRIEIIYDTDFDPNNTGKKGGPLDTEDKTSKIYINNVKYEGKLDYLGEINKTITQSTKADKTIDDIPYNNGTKTGKLSEKDRSIDWKLYLNYLGKKLARFEVVDELSDGQVIKDLDSIVVKPYTISKDGKLNGVVVGSSAEAEKFEIVGLEGDPENGYTKFKIVFEEGVTKPYLVEYTTDIVGISEETYTNTAKVEGYPPYTKTEKYEDHDNFLEKKPTGIGPSVWVDDVINWELTINKSLSHISGATITDKIGEGLILLEDSIKIYNSDNVKVYDSKNTDDTNPLVKYSWTGSKDGKGESILEIKFSSDIICEAYIIKYSTVVAVESGSVKNGAIFKGNSGITEGIETVTTTETTKDVEVKQAASGSGYGEYTGRISLSKKDKDTGEYIDGAKFKLYYDLNGTRVQIGDEFTVSGGIYVIEDLSYRTYYLKEIEAPKGYVLPEDELIIELNKSNWDYVLPPILNTEIKGKIQFTKVNDDDNLISGVTFTLYDEGGNNPVLDKDGEDIVAISNSDGIVLFENIPYGKYTIKETSAPDEYVKSDDVLYVIIGDDDNGETVIPTKDKAGTEKVEEFINARKKGSIKLKKVDENGGALEGATFKLYYKTDIELTNEIKSATSDSNGIVEFKEVPYDDYIIVETNPPTGGYKPSSEDIKVLKEDFISATDGKIDLTLDEKNYVVNEKIKGNIVIIKKGEGENRLQGAKFGLFKNKTDIEPIAGLEGVTGETGYLIFEKVPYGTYFIKEMEAPDGYLISDEDLPKQVTVNESNDDVTQEFIFHNTKIRGNIQLLKQDAYGNSLEGAKFALYDENGKNPVLDKDGKNIVAISGDKGIVLFENIPYGKYQVKEIKSPEGYKLEVEKAYHISIKEDGVTVEKDINDNALIVTNIELGRIKIIKVDNANENRRLSGAIFEVRDIEGAVIDTVTTDRDGIAMVEELEYGTYTIGETKAPSGYRLNRQEYSVTVNGEDDGENIEVSLTVKNTRIPVNPGPGPDPTDPEPPVRPPVKPPTKPPVDPEKPTEPTEPVDPTEPVEITEVPEPEEPEIPIVITPPKGGTVEFDEDGNWKYTPNPEFTGKDSFVLKHPDGTEELIEIDVDAPLGGTDADQKAPTLPKTGQVGSILIYLVGLLFIVVGIVLRRRTV